A single genomic interval of Daucus carota subsp. sativus chromosome 1, DH1 v3.0, whole genome shotgun sequence harbors:
- the LOC108209866 gene encoding glutamyl-tRNA(Gln) amidotransferase subunit C, chloroplastic/mitochondrial, whose protein sequence is MGSRLMLIQSSLSIHTYRAMAGAVFASKPLSICRVQQKQQRRGVSGARSSLDPPDLTRLAQTARISLTPAEVEEFSPKIQQVVDWFGQLQNVDLQSIEPAIRADTEESNWRDDLPETFENREAIVAAVPNYEDSYIKVPKVLNKE, encoded by the exons ATGGGGAGCAGACTAATGTTGATACAATCATCTCTCTCCATACACACATACAGAGCTATGGCGGGGGCAGTTTTTGCTTCTAAACCACTCTCTATATGTAGAGTGCAGCAGAAGCAGCAACGCCGCGGCGTTTCCGGTGCTAGGTCTAGTCTGGACCCTCCGGACCTCACTCGTTTGGCCCAAACCGCTCGCATCTCACTCACTCCTGCCGAG GTTGAAGAATTTTCTCCTAAAATTCAGCAAGTTGTGGATtg GTTTGGACAACTTCAAAATGTAGATCTTCAGAGCATTGAACCAGCTATTAGGGCAG ATACTGAAGAAAGCAACTGGCGTGATGATTTGCCTGAAACATTTGAGAACAG GGAGGCCATAGTAGCTGCTGTTCCAAATTACGAGGATTCATACATAAAAGTTCCAAAAGTCTTGAACAAAGAGTAG
- the LOC108205482 gene encoding serine/threonine-protein kinase AFC3 → MVEHQQQDTSRKRRRFALEQPPPQQPQPYVDNRKRTDERKRTDDREGHFEFNLGDNLTSRYKILSKMGEGTFGRVLECWDRQTREYVAIKVVRSIRKYREAAMIEIDVLEQLAKNDQGGSHCVQIHTWFDYRNHICIVFERLGPSLFDFLRRNEYSPFPVDLVREFGRQLLESVAYMHDLRLIHTDLKPENILLVSSEYIKLPGRKRSSSDETRFRCLPKSSVIKLIDFGSTAYDNHKHSSIVSTRHYRAPEVILGLGWSYPCDMWSIGCILVELCSGEALFQTHENLEHLAMMEKVLGRPLPEHMIQRADRGSEKYFRRHRLNWPEGAVSRESIKSVKKLDSLKNMLSPYLECSRSSFIDLLHQLLKFDPKERLTARDALGHPFFQTS, encoded by the exons ATGGTGGAACATCAGCAGCAAGACACTTCCaggaaacgacgtcgttttgccCTGGAACAACCCCCTCCCCAACAACCACAG CCTTATGTCGACAATCGGAAACGGACAGATGAAAGGAAAAGGACTGATGATCGTGAGGGTCATTTCGAGTTTAATCTTGGCGACAATTTGACTTCAAGAT ATAAAATACTCAGCAAAATGGGTGAAG GCACATTTGGTCGAGTATTGGAGTGTTGGGATCGACAAACACGAGAATATGTGGCAATCAAGGTGGTTCGAAGCATACGCAAGTATCGTGAGGCAGCAATGATTGAAATTGATGTACTTGAGCAGCTTGCTAAAAATGACCAAGGCGGATCACA CTGTGTGCAGATTCATACGTGGTTTGATTACCGCAATCATATATGCATA GTGTTTGAGAGGCTTGGACcaagtttatttgattttcttaGGAGAAATGAATACTCACCATTCCCTGTCGATCTTGTTCGAGAATTTGGACGACAGCTTTTGGAATCTGTAGCAT ATATGCATGACCTACGATTAATCCACACTGACCTGAAGCCAGAAAATATACTTCTTGTGTCATCTGAATATATAAAGCTTCCTGGCCGCAAG AGGAGTTCGTCAGATGAAACGCGTTTCAGGTGCTTGCCAAAGTCAAGCGTCATTAAGCTGATTGATTTTGGTAGTACTGCATATGATAACCACAAACATAGCTCCATTGTCTCAACAAGGCATTACCGAGCACCTGAGGTTATTCTAG GTCTTGGATGGAGTTACCCATGTGATATGTGGAGTATTGGTTGCATACTTGTTGAACTCTGCTCG GGAGAAGCTTTGTTTCAGACACATGAGAATTTAGAGCATTTGGCAATGATGGAGAAAGTTTTAGGACGACCTTTGCCTGAGCATATGATTCAAAGAGCAGA CCGTGGTTCTGAGAAGTACTTTAGAAGACATCGACTGAACTGGCCTGAAGGAGCTGTTTCGAGGGAGAGTATCAAATCAGTGAAAAAGCTAGACAGTTTGAAG AATATGCTGTCTCCATATCTGGAATGCTCAAGGTCGTCATTCATTGACTTGCTGCATCAACTGTTAAAATTTGATCCAAAGGAAAGGCTCACGGCCCGAGATGCTCTAGGGCATCCTTTCTTCCAGACCTCGTAG
- the LOC108212327 gene encoding transcription elongation factor 1 homolog, translating to MGKRKSRAKPAPKKRMDKLDTVFSCPFCNHGSSVECRIDMKNLIGEASCRICQESFSTTVTALTEAIDIYSEWIDECERVNNPEEDGAKNLEDDDEEEAYENV from the exons ATGGGCAAGAGGAAGTCGAGGGCCAAGCCAGCACCCAAGAAAAGGATGGACAAACTGGATACAGTATTTAGCTGCCCATTCTGTAATCATGGAAGTAGCGTGGAATGCCGTAT CGATATGAAGAATCTGATTGGTGAGGCTTCATGCAGGATCTGTCAAGAAAGTTTTAGCACAACTGTTACTG CTCTGACCGAAGCAATCGATAT ATACAGTGAGTGGATCGATGAATGTGAACGTGTGAACAACCCTGAGGAAGATGGTGCAAAAAAtcttgaagatgatgatgaggaggaggCTTATGAGAATGTTTAG